Proteins co-encoded in one Brassica rapa cultivar Chiifu-401-42 chromosome A02, CAAS_Brap_v3.01, whole genome shotgun sequence genomic window:
- the LOC117132120 gene encoding uncharacterized protein LOC117132120, with translation MSSGAYYRSWMDKPHLDPNTNLLTEEYVQGIGEFMRLVQQQPDAKSGMLRCPCSTCNNNKVIKEFDVWAHLYMKGFSRNYKVWYLHGKTSYEYGSTSEPQPVSELQPDIRLEESRTDIDYGVGTEQMVHDHYRGEEPNPESRRFFDMFYAGKQPLYQNCRDGHSALSSATRLMGIKTDYNLAEEYMDAITDFVKGILPEDNLASGSYYEVQKLVTGLQLPYEVIDVCIDNCMIYWRADETRNVWKFCRKPRYQERRGRVSIPFKRMWYLPLTERLKRLYQCERTTKAMRWHAEHSTNGEITHLSDTKAWKHFQSTYPEFAEERINVYLGLSTDGFSPFGKHGRQYSLWPVIVTPYNLPPSLCMRREFLFFSILVPGPDHPKISLDMFLQPLIYELQQLWVHGFET, from the coding sequence ATGTCTTCAGGAGCTTATTATCGTTCGTGGATGGAtaaacctcatttggatcccaaCACCAATTTGCTTACAGAAGAATACGTTCAAGGGATTGGAGAATTCATGAGGCTTGTTCAACAGCAACCGGATGCAAAAagtggtatgttaagatgtccctgCTCTACTTGCAATAATAATaaggttataaaagaatttgatgTTTGGGCTCATTTATATATGAAAGGGTTTTCACGTAATTATAAAGTTTGGTACCTTCATGGGAAAACTAGTTATGaatatggtagtactagcgaacctcagcctgtTAGTGAACTTCAGCCTGATATTAGGTTAGAAGAATCTAGAACAGATATAGAttatggtgtaggtactgagcagatggtacatGATCATTATAGAGGGGAAGAACCAAATCCCGAATCTAGGAGATTTTTTGACATGTTTTATGCAGGAAAACAACCTTTGTATCAAAATtgtagagatggtcattcagcctTATCATCTGCAACTAGATTAATGGGTATTAAGACAgactataatttggctgaagaataTATGGATGCGATTACTGATTTTGTCAAAGGTATTCTACCTGAGGATAACCTTGCATCGggttcatactacgaggttcagaaacttgtTACCGGTCTTCAACTACCGTACGAAGTGATAGATGTATGTattgacaactgcatgatctactggaGAGCGGATGAGACACGGAATGTATGGAAATTTTGTAGGAAACCTCGTTATCAGGAGAGAAGGGGAAGAGTTTCGATCCCGTTCAAaagaatgtggtatttgcctttgacagAAAGATTGAAGAGGTTGTATCAGTGTGAGCGCACAACAAaagcaatgagatggcatgcagaGCATTCCACAAATGGTGAGATTACACATCTTTCAGATACGAAGGCTTGGAAACATTTCCAGTCAACATATCCAGAATTTGCGGAAGAGAGAATAAATGTTTATCTTGGATTatctactgatggtttcagcccatTTGGAAAgcatggaagacagtattctctatggccagttaTTGTGACACCGTACAACTTACCGCCGAGCTTGTgcatgcgacgagagtttttgtttttctcaATTCTCGTCCCCGGGCCAGATCATCCTAAAATATCACTAGATATGTTTCTTCAACCActgatatatgagttgcaacaactatgggtgCATGGTTTTGAGACATAA
- the LOC103853341 gene encoding soluble inorganic pyrophosphatase 1, which translates to MSEEVKENQSGKLQKPTPRLNERILSSLSKRSVAAHPWHDLEIGPGAPVIFNVVVEISKGSKVKYELDKKTGLIKVDRILYSSVVYPHNYGFIPRTLCEDNDPLDVLVIMQEPVLPGCFLRARAIGLMPMIDQGEKDDKIIAVCVDDPEYKHYTDIKELPPHRLTEIRRFFEDYKKNENKEVAVNDFLPNGPAVEAIQYSMDLYAEYILHTLRR; encoded by the exons ATGAGTGAAGAGGTCAAAGAGAATCAGTCTGGGAAGCTTCAGAAGCCAACTCCACGTTTAAACGAGAGGATCCTCTCATCTTTATCTAAGAGATCGGTTGCTGCTCATCCATGGCATGATCTTGAAATCG GACCTGGAGCTCCAGTGATTTTCAATGTG GTTGTTGAGATCTCAAAAGGTAGCAAGGTCAAATATGAACTTGACAAAAAGACAGGACTAATCAag GTTGATCGGATCCTTTATTCATCGGTTGTGTATCCTCATAACTACGGTTTTATTCCCCGCACATTATGCGAAGACAATGATCCGTTGGATGTGCTAGTCATCATGCAG GAGCCTGTACTTCCAGGTTGTTTTCTGCGCGCCCGAGCTATTGGATTAATGCCCATGATTGATCAG gGCGAAAAAGATGACAAGATCATTGCGGTATGTGTTGATGATCCTGAGTATAAGCATTACACTGACATCAAAGAACTTCCTCCTCATCGTCTTACTGAAATCCGGCGATTCTTTGAAGATT ACAAGAAGAATGAAAACAAGGAAGTTGCTGTAAATGATTTTCTACCGAATGGTCCTGCTGTTGAAGCTATACAGTACTCAAT GGACCTTTACGCTGAGTACATTCTTCACACCCTGAGAAGATAA